ACGCAGAGGGCAAGCTAAGCGAAGCGCAGGAGGAGCTGCACACCGTGAGCGAGCTGGGCACCCTGCTGAACGAGGAGCTGGAAGGGCTGCGTAAGCAGTATGAGCAGACGCACGAGGAAGCAGCGGCTGTGCGCCATTCGCTGCGCGAGACGGCGGAACGGCTGACCCGTACTGAGGCAGACCTGAACCGGACGGCGGAAGAGTCGGCTTCCTGGGAGGCGCTGGCGAATAAGCATATGGAGGATATCAGCGAGCTGGAGATGAGTCTTCTGGAGGCAGGAGAGAAGTCGGAAGCGCTGCAGCGTGAAGTGGAGACCCTGCGGGGCCAGGCCGATGGCATGGTGCAGCAGCTGGACCGCGAAGCGCGGCTTCGTGCCGAGGCGGAGCAGGAGCTGGCTGTGCAGCAAGAGGCGGCAGAGACGGCCCGCAAGGAGCTGGCCGCGCTGCGCGGCCGTTACGAGGAGCTGATTGCCCAGTACGACGAGATTCTGCAGGAGGGCGAGCAGCTGAAGGAGCGGTACGAGCTGCTGGAAGCGGAAGGCGAGGAAGCCGCACGGCGTCTGGAAGAGCTGTACGAGGCAGGCCGCGAAGCCGCAGCAGCGGCAGCAGAGCAGCAGGATGCGCTCCGTGAGACGAGGGAGAACGAGGCTTCCTGGAAGCAGCGCGCGCTGGAGCTTCAGCAGCGGGAGCAGCAGTGGCTTGAGCAGGAAGCGAAGCTGCGTGAGGAGATCGAGATCTGGCAGCAGGAGGCCGGGGAGGCCGAGGCCCAGGCGGAATCGGTGAGCCGCTCGCACAGCGAGACGAAGCAGCAGCTGGAGCAGATCGGCGAGAGCTATGAGCTTGCCCAGGGCCAGCTGCGGCTGGTGCAGGCCCAGGCAGAGCTGCAGCAGGGCGAGCTGGAGAAGCTTGCACAGGAACACCGCAGCCTGCAGGCGGAATATGCCAAGCTGCAAAGTGAATATAATGAATGGATTCAACTGATCGAACAGGACAGTTGAATGGCGGACGCATTACAGGAGGAGCCGTGATAAGCAGAAATGCTTAGAACGGCTCTTTCTGCTGTTTGGGGACGTGGGATCAGGCACGAATTCTGCAATAAATGCAACAATCGAACCTGATAGAAAGCAAGTTACTTGAAATCCTGCACAGAATGCAACATATCCGCGCCAATGCCCCGCCCTACCAGTAACAATCCTGCAAAATGTGCAACAATTGCCGTACCCAAGCCACGATTCAAAGCAGTATCCTGCAAAATGTGCAACATTTGTGATTTCAGGCCGCGATGAGGAGCATAAGTGCACCTGAATTCGCAGATAGTGGGTGGAATGAGCGGATGAAGAGCACGGATGCCCCCACCTTTATACACAAATTTACTATTGCGACCGTTTACAACCAGGGGTAGGATGGGGATTGAGGTGAGGGGGATGGATAAGAAGTGGGTCAGCGGCGCAGGGGTGGTTGTGCTTTTTGTGCTGCTGTTGTATCTGTTTATAGGGTTCGCGCGCCATTCGGCGCGGATGGGGCATATCGTCAAGGAGCTGAGCGGGCATCCCGGCCAGGATAAGCCCGGCCATCATATTGTGCTGATTGAACAGGAGCGGTATCACCCCTACTGGGAGATGGTCGAGAAGGGGGCGCGGGAGGCCGCAGCGAAATATGGCATGGATATCGAATTTACCGGGCCGGTCCGCAATAATATGGAAGAGCAGCTCAGTCTGCTGGAAAAAGCCATTGCCGCGCAGGTCGACGCGATCATCGTGCAGGGGCTCAACGACGAGAAGTTCACGCCGGTGATTGATAAGGCGGTGAACCGGGGGATTCCGGTCATCACGATTGACACCGATGCCCCGGCCAGCCGCCGGCTGGCCTATGTGGGCACCGACAATGTGGCCGCCGGCGAGGCGCTGGGCCGTATGGTGGTACAGACCACCGGCGGCCAGGGCAAAATCGGCGTCATCATCGGCAGCGAGCTGGCCAAGAACCAGCTCCAGCGCCTGGACGGCCTGAAGAATGTCGTGAAGCATTACAGCGGCATGGAGATTGTCGATATCCGCAGCTCCAACATCTCGCATATGGAGGCGATTCAGCAGGCGGCGGACATGCTGCGCTATCACCCGGAGATCGATGTCATGGTCGGCACCAGCGCGACGGATGCACTCGGGATGCTCCAGGCCTCCCGCAGCCTGAAGCGCAGCCCGCTGACCATCATCGGCTTCGATAACCAGGCCGAGACGCTGGACGCTATCAGCCGCGGGGAGATTGCAGGCACGGTCGCACAGCAGCCTTATCTGATGGGGGATATGGCTGTGAGGCTGCTCTATCAGCATTTTCAGGGAGCTCCGCTGCAGTCCAGGTATTATACCGGTGTGAAGGTGCTGGACCGCTCCAATGTGCAGGAGGGAGAGAGCTTATGAGCATCCGCCTCAAGCTGCTGATCTGTATTCCGCTCTTGGTGCTGCTGATGAGCTCCGTCTCCTTCGTGCTGTTCGAGAGCGGCAAGAATGTGCAGGAGAGCTATCACCTGATGATGAACCGGATCATGCTGTACAAGGAAGTGTCCTATGAGGTCGGGGAGAATATGCGCTCCCTGAACCGCTTCATCATGCAGGTCGACCCGGAGAGCTTCCCGGAGGTCGAGAAGCATCTGGCCGCGGTGATGGACCTGCGCAGCAGACTGGACGGAATGGCGACCATAGGCGGCAGCGAGCTTCCGCTGAAGAATTACAGCCATATTATTGATACATTCCTGGAGCAGACCGGCCGGTTGATTACGGAGATTGAAGGCCAGGACGCCAACACGCTGGCGGGCGCGTATATCGAGGCCGAGCAGACCCAGCGGTTCATCCGAGAGGAGGCGCAGGAGCTGGTGGATCTGGAGCTGGACCAGTACAAGCCGATCTACGGGGAGATCATGCAGACGACCGGGAAGCTGAACGGGCTGGGCAGCCTGCTGGTCATCACCGCCGCACTGCTCAGTATCTGCATGGCGGTCTGGCTGTCCGGCAGCATTACCGGGCCGATCCGCAGGCTGGTGGCGACCGCCAAGCAAATCTCCAAGGGACGGATGGATACCAAGGCGCCGGAGAGTGTCAACAATGATGAGATCAGCATTCTGTGCCGTGCTTTTAACGGGATGATCGATAATATCCAGGAGCTGATGAAGGAGAATATCAAAAGCGCGGAGAAGGACCGGCTGGTCAAGG
This region of Paenibacillus sp. FSL K6-1096 genomic DNA includes:
- a CDS encoding sensor histidine kinase, giving the protein MSIRLKLLICIPLLVLLMSSVSFVLFESGKNVQESYHLMMNRIMLYKEVSYEVGENMRSLNRFIMQVDPESFPEVEKHLAAVMDLRSRLDGMATIGGSELPLKNYSHIIDTFLEQTGRLITEIEGQDANTLAGAYIEAEQTQRFIREEAQELVDLELDQYKPIYGEIMQTTGKLNGLGSLLVITAALLSICMAVWLSGSITGPIRRLVATAKQISKGRMDTKAPESVNNDEISILCRAFNGMIDNIQELMKENIKSAEKDRLVKELELKMLQSQINPHFLFNTLNSIAKLAYLEGASRTSDLTVSVSRLLRYNLQKLDQAVPLREEVEHLNEYINIQRARFRDRIAFVIEVDEEALDGMVPCLTLQPIFENAFVHGLEQMEEGAVLSLSIRCYGEEVDIRISDNGAGMSRETVERLIGSIQKETATFSGKGQSTGLGTHNVFKRLHLFFDGQQRIEINSSEGEGTEVRFRLPLVSA
- a CDS encoding sugar-binding protein, producing MDKKWVSGAGVVVLFVLLLYLFIGFARHSARMGHIVKELSGHPGQDKPGHHIVLIEQERYHPYWEMVEKGAREAAAKYGMDIEFTGPVRNNMEEQLSLLEKAIAAQVDAIIVQGLNDEKFTPVIDKAVNRGIPVITIDTDAPASRRLAYVGTDNVAAGEALGRMVVQTTGGQGKIGVIIGSELAKNQLQRLDGLKNVVKHYSGMEIVDIRSSNISHMEAIQQAADMLRYHPEIDVMVGTSATDALGMLQASRSLKRSPLTIIGFDNQAETLDAISRGEIAGTVAQQPYLMGDMAVRLLYQHFQGAPLQSRYYTGVKVLDRSNVQEGESL